In the genome of Caldisphaera lagunensis DSM 15908, the window AGAAGATAAAGGATTTTCAGTATCATATAAAATAGCAGGTAGTCCTACAGTTGATTATGCATTGAGTCTATCAGAAGAGGTCTCTAAAGATAGGTTTGATATATTATTAGGACTTGGTGGTGGGAGAAGCATAGACTTGGCAAAATATATAGCTATGAATTTAGAAAAAAATTTCATTAGTGTACCAACTGCAGCAAGCCATGATGGAATAACAAGCCCTTTCGTAACTTTAAGAGGATTTGATCGTTTTCATTCTAAACCAGCGAAACCTCCGAAATTAATTCTTATTGACGTAAATGTTATATTATCAGCCCCTAGGAGATATAATGTTGCTGGATTTGGAGATTTAATTGGAAAATATACATCTGTATTAGATTGGCGCTTAGCTCATAAATTGAAGGGAGAATATTATGCTGATTATGCAGCAAGCCTTGCATTAATGAGTGCTAGACATGTAAGTTCTTATGCAAAAGAAATTGGCGTTGGAAGCAAAGATGGGATAAGGGTATTGTTGGAAGCATTGGTAAGCAGCGGAGTGGCTATGTGTATAGCCGGAAGTTCTAGACCAGCAAGTGGTTCTGAGCATCTTTTTGCGCATGCATTAGAAATGATAAGCAAGAATCCTCCTCTTCATGGTGAAGCAGTAGGAGTTGGTACTATAATGATGTCTTATTTGCATGGAAAAGATTGGAAGAAAATAAGGAATTTATTAAAAACTGTTGGAGCGCCAGTAAATGCAAAAGAGTTAGGAGTGTCGGAAGAAGAAATAATACAATCTCTTGTCAAATCCGTCAGTATTAGACCTGAAAGATATACAATTTTAGGAGAAACCGGCTTAAATGAAAAGGCAGCAGAAGACTTAGCTAAAAACACATTAGTTATTTGATTTATTAATAATTATATTTAAATCCAAATTTATTTTCTTAAAAGATATTTGGAGATTAACACTCCTAAAAAATATAGCCCGCTTAAGGTTAACCCTATAGTAATTTCTATAATTCCTCCTGTTGCACCTGGAGATATTATTAGAGCGATAATAAATGATAATGCTATAGCATATCTCCAATATTTTAGTAACGTTTTGTAATCAACAAAACCTACGTAGGTTAATGCCATTATAACTATAGGATATTCAAAAGAGATTCCTACCAATAATACAAAAGATAAAACTGTAGAAATAAAAGCCCTTATACTTAGGCTAGGTAGAACACCTAATCCAAGGTCTAGATAATACATAAATCTAAAGAGGGCTGGAAGAATAATAAAATATGAAAATAAGGCACCAAAAATAAATAATATTATTGATGGTATTATAAACATATTTATAGCTTTTCTTTCTTTTTGTGTTAAGGCAGGAAAAATAAAAGCATATATTTCATAGATCCATAAGGGAGAGGTAACTATTGCTGATATTAGGGATGAAGTATATAAGCTACCTATAATAGGATCAAATGCATTAACTGATATTAAGACCATGTTCTTAGGTAACATAAAGTCCTTTATCTTTTTGAGTATCATTACGCTCGTACTATTAGTTAACGAAGGAAATGGATAATACATATAAAATTTATGTATTTCTATTTTATTGAACTTAAAAAACATTATTAGTATTAATATAACAATAAAAAAGATTGCTGGTATTAAAAGTCTCCTTAATAATTCATTAAAATACTTATAATATTCATTGAGTATTGAATTGGAACTTTGCATTTTTTGCTAACCCCTAAATAATTTCTTGAAATAGGAATTATAATTTTGATTATAAAGCAAGTATAATTCTTAAAACTTCAATGTGATTATCAATTAATATAATTAGTTAATCCTATAAAGATATAAGTACTCTTAGATTATAATAAATTTACGAGGAGGTAAGAATCATGCTAGATAGTTTAATAGATTGGCTTATCGTTATTGTTGTAATAGCCATATTGTTTGGAGGCGCTACTAAAATACCCGAAATAGCAAGAGCCTTGGGTAGGGCGGTTGGAGAATTTAAAAAGGGTCAGATGGAAGTAGAGAAAGAACTTAAAGAGAGCATAAACAATGATAAAGCTAAGAAAGATGAGGGTAAGCAATGAGTATGGATTCGGAATATTTAAATTTAGCCAGAAGGAAGTTTGATGAAGGAATTAAGTTAATGAACGATGGGCTGCTAATTCAAGCTGCAAATAATTTTATAGAATCCTCGAATTATTTATTTAAGATAAAAAACCTTGATGAAGAGTCTAGGTTATTGCTAATTAAGTCTCTAGTTAATCAAGGAGCTATTATGATAAACCTAGGTAGATATTCGCTAGCAATAAATTCGCTTATTAAATCTTGGATGTTATTAAAAAATGATGGAAACAAAGATCTTTTAAAAGCTACTTATATAAACTTAATATCAGCATTTATAGCTTCAAATCGTTACGATGAGGCAATGAACTTTATAAATAAGCTAGAGGGAATTGATGAAGAATCTAAGGCATATGCATTAATGTATAAATCCAAAATATTAATAGATAAGAGATTAACAAATAATGTAGGAGAATATCTTGAAGAGGCAAGGACAATTTTTGATAAATTAAATATGAAAGACCAACTGGCTGCTGTGATAGCAATACAGGTTGAATATTATAATTTAATTGGTGATTACGAAAAGGCTAAAGAATATACAGGAGAATTAAATACAATAGCCGGTAAATCTCTTAATTATTTTATAAGGGAATATAAGAAAAAATGTAATTAAAATTATATTTTTTCAAAGCTTATTATAAAGATCATAGTGAATAAATATATTAAAAACATATACATTGTATCTGATATTAAGTATGCGCTTGTAAAGATGCCTATTAATGCTATAGATGCAAAAAACATATGATAGTTTTTCTTAATATTGAATAAACCTATTAAAAAGATAAACAGAATTATAAAATACAGGAAGCTGAAATAAGGCAATGGGACTGCAATTCCTAATGCAGTTTGCATAGACATATTGAAGACGAATTTAAAGAGTGTATTGGTAAAGGAATAATAGATTAAAGGGATTATTAGCAATAATGAAATTATTGCTGATGCGATTATTGCATATTTGTTGGATTTCTTTAAAGCCATGTATGTGAAAATAATAAATCCTAAAGAGAAAAATATTAATGAAATTGGATAAAGTTCTATAGGTGGATATAAAAAGGTAAATGAAGATGTATAGTTTAAAATAAAGAACAAGGAAGACAAAAGCATTGATATGCCAAAGATTAATTTTGTTGCTAAAGTTGAAAAGTAATTTTTGTTCTTTTTATAATCTAATAAAATAGCTAAAGATGGTATCAAGGAAGACATAGAAATTAAAGTTAATCCAAATGGGTTTGTTACATAGTTTATGTATATGTTTTGTGAATATGATATTACAATAAATGGTATTATCATTAAAATAAAATAAAGCATTGATAGAATACTTATTATCTTATTTTTATTGAAAATAAAATATATAGAGCCTACAATACCTAATAATTCTATTAAATATCTTGATATTAAGGCAAGCTTAGATATTATTATATTTACAATACTTGGTAAAGTAAATGCTCCCATAAAATATGGCTCTAACCTTACAAAAAATTGTATAGAAATAAATTGAATAAAATAAGATGCTATTATGAGTGAAAAAATAAAAATATCAATATTTATATGTTTATTTTGAAAGCTCTTCATGAGTTAATTCCTCATATTTATAGTAAAATCCAAACATTATTGATAAGTTTATTAATATCATGCCTAAGAATATTCCATCAAATCTATTATCATATGGATTAGTTTTAGTTGGCACTGAAGGAGTATTAACTAGGCCAAAAATATTTATAGCCATAGATATTATTAACAACAAAAAACCAAATAATAATAAAATTTCTTTAGTAGAGCTCTTCATCATTTTACACCTCAGAATGACTTCTTCTCATAATTTCTACTATCATAAAAGTAAAGCCTAGCAATAAAACTATACCCCATGCAACGTCTTTTGAAACAATCAAGTTTATTGATAATGCGCCTCCAACAATCGTCAATAATAGAGCTATAATTGCTGCAACAGTGTTTGGTTTAGTTTTAATTATATTTTTACTAGTTTTTGTTTTGTTTGATCTTGTACCTAAGTAAGCACCAATTGCTTCTATTACATACATAGGGATTAAGAATTCTAATGTTTGAGTAAAGGGTATTGTTAGGCCTGGAGTTAAGTATGCCCAAATCGTAAAGAATATTAATGTAGATACTACCATCATACCAAGTGTTATTATAACTGGTCTATCAGAGACGTGTCTAAACGGACTTCTATCTATAAATGGAACTATTAGTAAAATAATGAATAGCAATCCTATTAAGTAAATTCCATATACGATATTTGCACCTCCAAATATTGATTGTTTTATTATTTGATACATCCATAGGAAGTACCAATCTGGTTCCGGAGTGTATTGCGAAGCTGCTTGAGGGGTATACATTGGGCCTAATGGTACAGGGAAAACACTTGCTATTATTACAATTGCTCCTATGTAGAAAAGCGATATTGCAAGTAAATATTCAACTCCTCTTGGCCACCATGATATACCTTTTCTTTCATTTTTTATATTTTCTACAACTCCCTTCTTTGGAGGCTCGCTCATTCCATGTGCTTCGAACATGAATAATTTCAACCCTAAAAATACAACTAATAGTATTGGAAGTAGTATAACATGTATATCAAAAAATCTTTGTAATTCATCAGCATCTGTACCATTACCAATCAATAAAGTATGTAGCCATGAAGTCATCCATGAGGGTAAATAACTTAATAAGCCTATTCCCACATCAGTTGCTGATTTTGAAAGAACAGTCCATGGTAGCAAATAGCCGGTAAATCCAAAACCTAAAGTAATTAAACCTAGTATAACTCCTACAATCCACATACCTTCCCTCGGTCTTTTATATGTACCTTGCCAAAAGTTTCTAAACATATGGACAAATGCTAAGAATATTATTGCATATGCATTATATAAATGGAAATTAAGCAATAAACTTCCATATGGGATTTTATTTACTATATTGCTAGTTGAGGTATATGCATCTGTTGTGGTTGGAATATAATTTAATAGAAGTAGAAAACCTGTGATTCCTTGCATCACAAAACCTACAACTAGTAATGCTCCTAGCCAGTAATCAGGTCTAAAAGAGAATTCGGGTATTGGTCTCAATATATCATCTATATTTTTTATACCAAATCTTTCAAAAAATTTATTCCAAAAGCCTTCCTTACTTTTTGACATCAAATCTCACCTAACTACTAACTGGCGTTCCTCCAGTTAGATCGGCGGTAACATCTGTTCCACATGGGGTACCATGATCATAGATTGTTGGTGGATTCATTCCAACAGCATAAATATCTCCTGTTGAACTATCAAGAACTAATTGTACCATAGGAACTGGGCAAGGGGCTGGTCCTCCAACAACTTTTGCTTTTTCTAAATAATCATATAAGCTACCATGACATGGGCAATGACCTCCAGGAACATTAGGTCCTCCATATGGAGTTAATGAAGTTTCAAAGTGATAGATGCATCCCATATGTTCACATATAGCGCTAAAAGCGACTATATCGTTATTTGGTCCAATTCCGCCTTCAGCTGGTTGGCCTAATTTAACTAAATAGTTTGGTTCATTTTCCAATGGATAGTTAAAAGTTATAGGTTGATTAACTTGTAAATCGTTAATATTGGCAACTTTTACTTTAGGAAAGCTGGTTAATCCAGTTTGTTCATAGCTTAATGCATATTTAAATACAGGCTCAAGAGCTCCTCCAACAGCAACAACAGTTCCTGCTGCTAATAAGAATTTGAGGAAGTTTCTTTTACCGATATCTATTTTATCATTAACTTTTTCATCTTTATTTTCCATGCCTATCACCTACTGAAATTTAAAATGTATCGAAAAGCTAATATACGATTGTAATATATGTGTATTATTTTGATTCACCCCTTTCTAAGAGCAAAGTATAAAATTACTGCAGCAACAACCATTATAACTATTGCTGAAACCTCAGTATATACTAATGTCATATTTACAGTACTTGTTACAGGAGAAGTAGTAGTTGTTGGTGAAGAGTTACTGATAACTAATGGAACAAAGGTTGATATTGATTTGATGAAGGCATTTTCTCCAAGGTAGCCTTGCCATACAGCAAAGGCAACATCATATGTTGAGCCTGGAGTTAAGTTTACTTCATATTGGCCTGCGCCTGGTACATAACCCATTTGCCTTGCCATTTCAACGACCCAGGTATGAGATGTATTATAAGCTCCGGCAAGAACATCAAATGGATTAGTATGGTTTGTATCTACATCAGTGTAGAATAATCCTGTGCCAAGGCCTACTTCATATAGATTTGAGGCATTTGTATATAGATTTAATGCAAAACCTGTTGGAGGAGCTTGATAATTTACTCCAGTAAACGATACATTATGATTCCACCAATTATAATAGGTATATTCTGGTACTGGACTCATACCTAGTGCTGGGCTTACTAATTGTGTTCCATTCCATGTTGCACCCATCATGAAATCCCATATGTTTGCAGCTCCGCCTGCAGCTAAAGCACCTCCATTACTTGCTCCGACGACCATACAATCATTAGGTGTACCACTTTGGCCTCCTAAATACCACATCATTGCAACTCTATCTTGACTATAATATGTTGAATTAACATAATAGCTCTTTACTATAGTTTCTTCGTCTACTCTTGGAGGTGCAACAACATAT includes:
- a CDS encoding ethylbenzene dehydrogenase-related protein; translated protein: MSPKRIVKKYFIILVIISASLAIIGLLHGNLTNITKAQTVSAVPQIIAYKITGSANLKDPGSESFWSQIPWTVIPLSANVPGGGHTSQIMVKAAWNGTYLFVLLTWNVTKPSHHLSSVFSLGGGPFGYPPLWYNQSSNSYVVAPPRVDEETIVKSYYVNSTYYSQDRVAMMWYLGGQSGTPNDCMVVGASNGGALAAGGAANIWDFMMGATWNGTQLVSPALGMSPVPEYTYYNWWNHNVSFTGVNYQAPPTGFALNLYTNASNLYEVGLGTGLFYTDVDTNHTNPFDVLAGAYNTSHTWVVEMARQMGYVPGAGQYEVNLTPGSTYDVAFAVWQGYLGENAFIKSISTFVPLVISNSSPTTTTSPVTSTVNMTLVYTEVSAIVIMVVAAVILYFALRKG
- a CDS encoding Sec-independent protein translocase subunit TatA/TatB, with translation MLDSLIDWLIVIVVIAILFGGATKIPEIARALGRAVGEFKKGQMEVEKELKESINNDKAKKDEGKQ
- a CDS encoding arsenate reductase (azurin) small subunit, with the protein product MENKDEKVNDKIDIGKRNFLKFLLAAGTVVAVGGALEPVFKYALSYEQTGLTSFPKVKVANINDLQVNQPITFNYPLENEPNYLVKLGQPAEGGIGPNNDIVAFSAICEHMGCIYHFETSLTPYGGPNVPGGHCPCHGSLYDYLEKAKVVGGPAPCPVPMVQLVLDSSTGDIYAVGMNPPTIYDHGTPCGTDVTADLTGGTPVSS
- a CDS encoding cytochrome b; protein product: MSKSKEGFWNKFFERFGIKNIDDILRPIPEFSFRPDYWLGALLVVGFVMQGITGFLLLLNYIPTTTDAYTSTSNIVNKIPYGSLLLNFHLYNAYAIIFLAFVHMFRNFWQGTYKRPREGMWIVGVILGLITLGFGFTGYLLPWTVLSKSATDVGIGLLSYLPSWMTSWLHTLLIGNGTDADELQRFFDIHVILLPILLVVFLGLKLFMFEAHGMSEPPKKGVVENIKNERKGISWWPRGVEYLLAISLFYIGAIVIIASVFPVPLGPMYTPQAASQYTPEPDWYFLWMYQIIKQSIFGGANIVYGIYLIGLLFIILLIVPFIDRSPFRHVSDRPVIITLGMMVVSTLIFFTIWAYLTPGLTIPFTQTLEFLIPMYVIEAIGAYLGTRSNKTKTSKNIIKTKPNTVAAIIALLLTIVGGALSINLIVSKDVAWGIVLLLGFTFMIVEIMRRSHSEV
- a CDS encoding NAD(P)-dependent glycerol-1-phosphate dehydrogenase, whose product is MISKHSIDLPQRIIIGEDILDNIGEQVLQIFNKGKSVLILTGPNVYNKYFNKVKESLEDKGFSVSYKIAGSPTVDYALSLSEEVSKDRFDILLGLGGGRSIDLAKYIAMNLEKNFISVPTAASHDGITSPFVTLRGFDRFHSKPAKPPKLILIDVNVILSAPRRYNVAGFGDLIGKYTSVLDWRLAHKLKGEYYADYAASLALMSARHVSSYAKEIGVGSKDGIRVLLEALVSSGVAMCIAGSSRPASGSEHLFAHALEMISKNPPLHGEAVGVGTIMMSYLHGKDWKKIRNLLKTVGAPVNAKELGVSEEEIIQSLVKSVSIRPERYTILGETGLNEKAAEDLAKNTLVI
- the tatC gene encoding twin-arginine translocase subunit TatC; translated protein: MQSSNSILNEYYKYFNELLRRLLIPAIFFIVILILIMFFKFNKIEIHKFYMYYPFPSLTNSTSVMILKKIKDFMLPKNMVLISVNAFDPIIGSLYTSSLISAIVTSPLWIYEIYAFIFPALTQKERKAINMFIIPSIILFIFGALFSYFIILPALFRFMYYLDLGLGVLPSLSIRAFISTVLSFVLLVGISFEYPIVIMALTYVGFVDYKTLLKYWRYAIALSFIIALIISPGATGGIIEITIGLTLSGLYFLGVLISKYLLRK